GTGGCCGCAGGCGGCAACAGCGCGCTCAACGAAGCCTACATCGTCGACCCCGGGCTGCTGTCGACCTCCAATTATCTCGGCGGCGAGGCCTATGAAGAATCCGTGCTGATCCAGGTCAACATCGTCACCGACAGCGACACGGTGAAGATTCATGACACCAGCACGCTCGTCCCCGAGCTCGTCGCCTTCGCTGAACAGGCCACCAATGAGCCTGAGCCCGAATGCCGGCACGTCAATGTGCCGGACCCGGCACAGCACGACCATCTGACGTCGAACATCATGGTTTGAAGCAAGAAGAACGAGACGGGGTAAGGGGCATGAGCGAGAAGAACGAAGCATCGCCATCCGCGGCGCCCCTGGCCGGCCCTGCCTCGGTGCGGATGGTCGGCTTGCCGCAGGCTGTCGGGCTGGCCGCCGTCAAGGTCGAGGGCACCGCCAATGCCAACAGCCGGATTTCTCTGGTCCCGGCCGGCGCGCCCGCATCGCTGCCGCAGCCGGCCGCTCCCCACGACCCGACTCTCCCCCAGGAAACCGCGCCCCAAAGCCGCGCAGAACACAGCGAAGCCCGCATCGACGGACAGCCGGCATCCGATGTCGTCACGCTGCGTCCGAAAGTGGATTCACAGCCTCCGAAAACGGCCCTCGAGGGCGGCCGCGGCAGCAAGGGGCCAGGCGGCGGAGGAGGCGGTGGCGGATCGGGAGGTGGAACGCCTATCGAGCAACGGCTCGGTGATCGCGACTTCAAGCAGGTTCTCGGCGCGGGCCTCGGCGGCACACGGCACAACCTGACGGTCGTCGCGCTGTTCTCGATCGTGGTGAACACGCTCGTCCTCGCCGTGCCGATCTATCTCTTCCAGATGTCGGACCGCGTGCTGACGAGCCGCAGCGTCGATACGCTGGTGATGCTCTCGGTCATCGTCATGGTGGCGATCGGAGCCCATGTGCTGCTCGACATGGTGCGCCGCTTCATGCTGATGCGCGTCGCGGTCGATGTCGAAACCCGGCTTGGCGGGCCGGTGCTCGCGGCCGCCGCCAAGGCCGCCCAGACGGGCTCCAGCCGCGAATTCCAGACGCTCGCCGATCTGCAGCAGATCCGCAGCTTCCTGACCGGTCCGGTCATCCTCACCATGCTCGATGCACCGACCGCGCCGATCTATCTGCTGGCGGTCTACCTGATCCATCCGCATCTCGGCTACATCGTGACCGTCGCGTCGGTCGTGCTGTTCCTGGTCGCCTATCTCAACCAGCAGATCACGGCCGCGCCCTTCGCACGAGCCAGTGCGTTTTCGACCCGCGCGAATCTGCAATCGGAAGCGATGTCCCGCAACGCGCAGGTCATCAACGCCATGGGCATGATCCCGGAGGGCGTCGTGATGTGGGGGCGCGAGACGGCGGAATCCCTCAAGGCGCAGGTCAGCGCGCAGGATCGCAACATCCTGATGACCGGTACCTCCAAGTTCTTCCGCCTGGGAACGCAGGTGGCGATGCTGGGCTGGGGCGCGATGCTCTCGCTCGAAGGCCAGTTGACGGGCGGCATGGTGGTCGCGTCCTCCGTCGTCGCCGGCCGCGCCCTTGCCCCGCTGGAAGGCACCATCGAAGGCTGGCGCAGCTTCATCCATGCGCGCGCCGCCTATCAGCGCGTCAAGGCGCTGCTCCAGGCCTCGCCGCTCAACCTCGACCGGCTGAAGCTGCCGAACCCCAAGGGCCGGCTCGATGTCGAGCGCGTTCTCTACGTTCCGCCGCCGAACAAGAAGGTCATCCTCAACGGCATCAGCTTCAGCCTGGAGCCGGGGGATTCCCTCGCCATCGTCGGCGCTTCCGGCTGCGGCAAGTCGACCCTGGCGCGCATGCTGGTCGGCTCGATCAACCCGACCGCCGGCACCGTCCGGCTAGACCGGATGGAGCAGCGCAACTGGGATCCGCGCCAGTTCGGCGAAAGCGTCGGCTACCTGCCGCAGGACGTTCAGCTCTTTCCGGCCTCGATCAAGGCCAACATCGCCCGCATGCGCGACGATGTCGCCGACGCGGATGTCTTCGAAGCCGCAGAGATCGCCGACATCCACGAGATGATCGCCCAGTTCGCCCATGGCTACGAGACACAGATCGGCATCGACGGCGCTCCCCTCTCGGGCGGGCAGAAGCAGAGGCTGGGCCTGGCGCGGGCCTTCTTCGGCAATCCGCGGCTCGTGGTGCTCGACGAGCCCAACTCCAATCTCGACGCACTGGGCGAGGCCGCCCTCGCTCGCGCTTTCGAGCGGGCCAAGTCTCGCGGCATGACGGTGGTCGCCGTGACGCAGCGCCCTGCCCTGCTCCGCAGCGTGGACAAGATCATGATGATCAAGGACGGCGCGGTTCAGGCCATCGGGGCACGCGACGAAATCCTGCCGATGATCGTTGGACAGCGCAGCATCGATGGCGGCGCGCCCAAGCCACACTGACAAAACCGGCATTCGAAGCCGGGGGCGACGAGGGAACGGAGTGGGGAAATGGCAGGGCAGCTGATATCGCAAACCTGGTATGCCGACGTGCCGCGCAGTACCCGCACGGCGACGCTGAGCGGCGTCGTCATCGTCGTCGCGACGGTCATGGGCTTCGGCGTCTGGGGCAACACGGCCCCGATCGCCGGCGCGGTCATCGCGACGGGCGTGTTCGTCACCACCGGCCAGAACAAGACGATCCAGCATCTGGAAGGCGGGGTGATCCGCGAGATCCTCGTCCATGAGGGCGACGTGGTCCATGTCGGCCAACCCCTGGTCAAGCTCGAAGACACCTCCTCCCGCGCCGAATTGCGCCGCCACGAGCTCAAGCTCTTCCGTCTGGAGGCGATCGAGGCGCGGCTCCGGGCGGAGGTCGTCGGCCGAACCGACTTCTCCTTCCCCCAGCATCTGGTCGACAGAGCCAACGACCCCGACATCGCCGTGCTTATCGCGGCGCAGCGGATCGCCTTCCGGGCGCGGCAGAACAATATCGCGAGCGAAATCGCCGCCCATCAGAAGAGCATCGACGCGCTTGAGGAGAAAGTCACCGGCAGCAAGGTGCAGCTCGCGGGAGTCCATCAGCAATCGCTGCTGCTGAAGGAGGAACTCGAAGGCAAGCAGGCGCTGCTTCAGCGCGGCTACATCCGCAAGCCCGACGTGCTCTCGCTCCAGCGTCTTGCCGCGAACCTCACCGGCGAGGCCGGGCGCATCACCGGCGATATCGGCGATTCCCGCGAGCGGATCGCCCGCTCGCTGGAGCAGATCGACGGCGTCCGCAAGAACGCCCAGAAGATCGCCTCCGACCAGTTGCAGGAGATCAGCGCCGAACTCAACGACGTGCGCGAGCGCATCCACACCGTGAAAGGTATCCTGGACCGCTCGAACATCGTCGCTCCGGTCAAGGGAACGGTCGTCAAGCTGCGCTATCACACGGCCGGCGGCGTCATCGAAGCCGGCAAGAACATCATGGAGATCGTTTCGCTGCAGGATGAGCTCATCATCGAGGCGCGCGTGCGTCCGCAGGACATCGACAAGATCAAGCACAGCCAGCTCGCCACGGTTCGGCTCACCGCCCTCAATCAGCGCACCACCCCGATGGTCAGCGGCCGCGTCATCTACATCTCCGCCGACGCGCTGCCGGACGAGAAGCAGCGCGCCTATCCCGGCGTACCGGATCTCTATGTCGTGCGCGCCCGCCTCGACCCGAAGAGCTTGGCCGGCGTCCACGACTTCCAGCCGACCGCGGGCATGCCTGCCGACGTCTACATCCAGACGACCGAGAGGACCTTCTTCGAGTATCTTCTGCAGCCGCTCAAGGACAGCATGGCGCGCGCCTTCCGCGAAACCTGATCTCGCAACATCGACCTGCGGCATCGCCTCTGCTGGTCGCGACGGCGGTTTCTCCGAGCTTCCCAGGCCTCGGGGAAACCGTCACCCACCTGTCAAATGGCACGACTATTGCGACGGCTCCCGCAACGGAGACGAAGCATGCTGCGCCATTGGCCGAACGACGCGAAAGCCACGATCGCCCTGATCGCCGTCTCGGCGATCTGCATACTGGGCTGGCTCGCGGATATCGGTCTCTGAGCGCCTGCCTTCGCTTCTCGACACCCCTGTCGCGCGCCGCCGGCACGTTCTAGATTACGGCCCGCATCGAATCGAACGGTTGGGCCATGAAGCGCATCATTCTCCTCGCCGGCCTTTTGGGGCTGGCTCTCTCGCTTTCGGGCTGCGACAAATGCGGGAATTTCGGCCCACTCTTCGGCCCCTATGACGGCAAAAGCTGCGGTGGCGGCCAGTCGACCAGCTAACGGGATTGCGCAAGCGCATACGGGAATCAAAAAAGGCCGGGGGCGACCCCGGCCTTTGTGCTTGAAGGCGCTGTTTAAGCGAAGGCTCAGCCGCGCCGGCCGATCAGCGACCAGCCCGCCCCGGCGATGCAAGCCGTGAGCGCGATCTTCAGCGCCTCGCCGAGAAGGAAGGGCTGCACGCCATAGGCGAAGGCCTTTGCTAGACCGACCCCGGTCGCGCCGCCCGTCATCTGGGCGCCGAAGGCGAGCCACAGGCAGCCGATGGCCAGGAGCGCGAGATCGGCGAGGACCAGCCCGCCGACCAGCCGCAGCAGCGACGCACCGCGCTGGGCCGCCCAGCCGGCGATCGCCGCCGCGACGATGAAGCCGACCAGGAAGCCGCCGGTCGGACCGACGAGATAGAGCGGGCCGGCAACGACCGGCGGCGTGTTGGTGAAGACCGGCAGCCCCACAAGTCCGTAGACGATGTAGAGCGCCATGGTCGCAGCACCGAGGCGGGCGCCATAGGCGGCCCCGAGGCCCAGCACCGCCAGCGTCTGCAGCGTCATCGGCACGGGCCAGAACGGAACCTTGATCTTGGCCGCCGCGATCAGGAGCAGGCTGCCGGCGAAGGCCAGCGCGACGTTGCGCAGCATGGCCGAGCGCGTGTCCGCTGCGGGAAGGAGCGTACCGGCGAGCGTCGGCGCTTGCATGGGGATGGTATCGGCCATGGGCTTGTCGTCCTTTCCCGAAAAGGCCGCGCGACGCGGCCGCTTTTGCGTCTATAGGAAATGCGGCAGGGCCTCACAAGCGGACAGGCTTTGCGCGGATAGGCAGCCGGTTTGACGGAATCGGCACAGGCTCGGACGAGGCGTGCAGAGATGGCGGACGAGATCGAATTCGACAGGAGCGCGACCACGCCGCCCGGCGAGGTCGCGACGCTTTCGCCGCTCGTGCGCCGGGTCATCGCCGGCAATAGCGGGCCGATGACCTTCACCGGCACCTGCACCTATATCGTCGGCCACGGCACTGTGGCGGTCATCGATCCCGGTCCCGATGATCCCTCCCATGTCGAACACCTGCTGGCCGCTCTCCGCGGCGAGACGGTCAGTCATATCGTCGTGACGCACACGCACCGCGACCACTCCCCGGCCGTTCCGGCGCTCAAGGCAGCCACCGGCGCGCGCGTGGTCGGCTGCGGGCCGCATCGCCTCTCCCGCGAGCTCGGCCCGGGCGAGGAGCGTGTCCTCGATGCCGCCGCCGACACCGCCTACGTGCCGGAATGGCTGATGCGGGACGGCGACGCCGTTTCCGGTCCCGGCTGGAGCCTCGCCGCGGTCGAGACGCCCGGTCACACCGCCAATCACCTGGCCTTCACCCTCGCCGAAGAGGAAACGCTGTTCTCGGGCGACCATGTCATGGCCTGGTCGACCTCGGTCGTCGCACCGC
Above is a genomic segment from Bosea sp. NBC_00550 containing:
- a CDS encoding MBL fold metallo-hydrolase; translation: MADEIEFDRSATTPPGEVATLSPLVRRVIAGNSGPMTFTGTCTYIVGHGTVAVIDPGPDDPSHVEHLLAALRGETVSHIVVTHTHRDHSPAVPALKAATGARVVGCGPHRLSRELGPGEERVLDAAADTAYVPEWLMRDGDAVSGPGWSLAAVETPGHTANHLAFTLAEEETLFSGDHVMAWSTSVVAPPDGSMAAYMASIEKLRGLEHARYWPGHGGTVTEPQRFLRGLVQHRRQREAAILSRLGQGDETIAAMVTAIYQGLAPALHGAAALSVLAQLEDLVLRGAVQASDAVPALTSRYRLT
- a CDS encoding type I secretion system permease/ATPase: MSEKNEASPSAAPLAGPASVRMVGLPQAVGLAAVKVEGTANANSRISLVPAGAPASLPQPAAPHDPTLPQETAPQSRAEHSEARIDGQPASDVVTLRPKVDSQPPKTALEGGRGSKGPGGGGGGGGSGGGTPIEQRLGDRDFKQVLGAGLGGTRHNLTVVALFSIVVNTLVLAVPIYLFQMSDRVLTSRSVDTLVMLSVIVMVAIGAHVLLDMVRRFMLMRVAVDVETRLGGPVLAAAAKAAQTGSSREFQTLADLQQIRSFLTGPVILTMLDAPTAPIYLLAVYLIHPHLGYIVTVASVVLFLVAYLNQQITAAPFARASAFSTRANLQSEAMSRNAQVINAMGMIPEGVVMWGRETAESLKAQVSAQDRNILMTGTSKFFRLGTQVAMLGWGAMLSLEGQLTGGMVVASSVVAGRALAPLEGTIEGWRSFIHARAAYQRVKALLQASPLNLDRLKLPNPKGRLDVERVLYVPPPNKKVILNGISFSLEPGDSLAIVGASGCGKSTLARMLVGSINPTAGTVRLDRMEQRNWDPRQFGESVGYLPQDVQLFPASIKANIARMRDDVADADVFEAAEIADIHEMIAQFAHGYETQIGIDGAPLSGGQKQRLGLARAFFGNPRLVVLDEPNSNLDALGEAALARAFERAKSRGMTVVAVTQRPALLRSVDKIMMIKDGAVQAIGARDEILPMIVGQRSIDGGAPKPH
- a CDS encoding biotin transporter BioY gives rise to the protein MADTIPMQAPTLAGTLLPAADTRSAMLRNVALAFAGSLLLIAAAKIKVPFWPVPMTLQTLAVLGLGAAYGARLGAATMALYIVYGLVGLPVFTNTPPVVAGPLYLVGPTGGFLVGFIVAAAIAGWAAQRGASLLRLVGGLVLADLALLAIGCLWLAFGAQMTGGATGVGLAKAFAYGVQPFLLGEALKIALTACIAGAGWSLIGRRG
- a CDS encoding HlyD family type I secretion periplasmic adaptor subunit produces the protein MAGQLISQTWYADVPRSTRTATLSGVVIVVATVMGFGVWGNTAPIAGAVIATGVFVTTGQNKTIQHLEGGVIREILVHEGDVVHVGQPLVKLEDTSSRAELRRHELKLFRLEAIEARLRAEVVGRTDFSFPQHLVDRANDPDIAVLIAAQRIAFRARQNNIASEIAAHQKSIDALEEKVTGSKVQLAGVHQQSLLLKEELEGKQALLQRGYIRKPDVLSLQRLAANLTGEAGRITGDIGDSRERIARSLEQIDGVRKNAQKIASDQLQEISAELNDVRERIHTVKGILDRSNIVAPVKGTVVKLRYHTAGGVIEAGKNIMEIVSLQDELIIEARVRPQDIDKIKHSQLATVRLTALNQRTTPMVSGRVIYISADALPDEKQRAYPGVPDLYVVRARLDPKSLAGVHDFQPTAGMPADVYIQTTERTFFEYLLQPLKDSMARAFRET